From a region of the Ardenticatena maritima genome:
- a CDS encoding ArnT family glycosyltransferase yields the protein MKRGTLAGIVAALLLVSYAIIFAPLPLALKSLAVLVVTAYVPGALLVEWLIGGGDNRPDWWERTLYSIAAGYGIAVVLTLLLSYLPGGLQAWQMIAAYTTLTLLLLAAIWRRERLFAAPDMSPNWAPLWQAADRRWVLAGMATLFLVGAFFRIPNLGYSEFQGDEARAALRAAGVLQGYEEVLLIHKKGPTEIVLPTNVYALSGHLNEAAARLPFSLANLAGLFALFLLGWRLFGPITGWTAAMLLALDGYFIGFSRIVQYQSVVFLTTVLTVLIMYRTTRIAAERARYWLLAALILATGLLSHYEAVMAALPSLLFVGVLLWQREPLLNIVRQLVPALLAGAIVLALFYVPFVLHPNFAATYTYLTERRIGGEFPYNNLADFFLRTTVYSTTYYVVLMIGLAVIGLVLAYWRGLGRKALLPSLLLVAGMAVSSVNPTWLTVGGRDYTVLFFAGAFVLAWLMPRMRCEERILWIWFGAAMILAIFLTEKPRSHVYIFFMPWALLNGFVLERAFHAVRARWGTQRAAGLGVALATLAVAVFGAYAYFYFIYNQVEILRTWHENRPPGFWVVYDEPDDKALFGFPLRNGWKVVGTLYAQGVLNDIYETNEKEAWVPDWYTRGQERCLRDHTVFFFIDNLEPEGDEERRLLHEKLQTEYQLFGTVIINDQPRMEIYRKSETPIEPQTFYVEDVEAFFDNTLSAPDFPLDDPTILPVIDHPLNLRLGDSIWLKGFSIDRTTAKPGDILNLTLYWVTTENLFEHFTVFNQVIDFEGGKMIGQRDGEPGCDKFPTSKWKPNEMVVDRYRIPIFPDAQPGTYPLITGMYQREQGYRLDFFTEDGQPLGNYYQLTTITVEAP from the coding sequence ATGAAACGCGGAACTCTGGCGGGCATTGTTGCCGCTCTTCTGCTTGTCTCATACGCCATCATCTTTGCGCCGCTCCCGCTGGCGTTGAAATCGTTGGCGGTGCTGGTCGTGACGGCGTATGTCCCCGGCGCTTTGCTGGTGGAGTGGCTGATTGGCGGGGGAGACAATCGCCCCGACTGGTGGGAACGCACACTCTACAGCATCGCCGCGGGCTACGGTATCGCAGTTGTGCTCACACTTTTGCTTTCGTATCTTCCCGGCGGCTTGCAAGCCTGGCAGATGATCGCCGCCTACACCACGCTGACCCTGCTTCTTCTGGCTGCCATCTGGCGGCGCGAACGCCTCTTTGCCGCCCCGGATATGTCCCCAAATTGGGCGCCGCTCTGGCAGGCAGCCGACCGCCGCTGGGTGCTGGCTGGCATGGCGACGCTCTTCCTCGTGGGGGCGTTCTTCCGCATTCCCAACCTGGGCTATTCCGAGTTTCAGGGGGATGAAGCACGGGCGGCTTTGCGCGCCGCCGGCGTCTTGCAAGGGTACGAAGAAGTCCTGCTCATCCACAAGAAGGGACCGACCGAAATCGTGCTCCCGACGAACGTGTACGCTTTGAGCGGGCATTTGAACGAAGCCGCCGCCCGTTTGCCCTTCTCACTGGCGAACCTGGCCGGCTTGTTTGCGCTCTTCCTGCTGGGATGGCGGCTGTTCGGTCCCATCACCGGCTGGACGGCGGCGATGTTGCTCGCGCTGGATGGCTACTTCATCGGGTTCTCGCGCATTGTGCAATACCAGAGCGTGGTTTTCCTCACAACCGTGCTCACTGTGCTCATCATGTACCGCACCACGCGCATCGCCGCCGAGCGTGCGCGGTATTGGCTGCTGGCGGCGTTGATTCTCGCCACCGGCTTGCTCTCGCACTATGAAGCCGTGATGGCGGCGTTGCCTTCGCTGCTCTTTGTGGGTGTCTTGCTCTGGCAACGCGAGCCGCTGCTGAACATTGTGCGCCAACTGGTGCCCGCCCTGCTGGCGGGCGCGATAGTGCTGGCGCTTTTCTACGTGCCTTTCGTTCTGCACCCCAACTTTGCCGCCACCTACACCTACCTGACCGAGCGACGTATCGGCGGCGAATTCCCCTACAACAATCTGGCGGATTTCTTCCTGCGCACCACCGTGTACAGCACCACCTACTACGTCGTGCTCATGATTGGGCTGGCAGTGATCGGGCTGGTGCTGGCGTATTGGCGGGGCTTGGGGCGCAAAGCGCTGTTGCCCTCGCTGCTGCTCGTGGCGGGCATGGCAGTGAGCAGCGTCAACCCCACCTGGCTGACGGTGGGCGGGCGCGACTATACCGTGCTCTTCTTCGCCGGGGCGTTTGTGCTGGCGTGGCTCATGCCGCGCATGCGGTGCGAAGAACGCATTTTGTGGATTTGGTTCGGCGCGGCGATGATTCTGGCCATTTTCCTGACCGAAAAGCCGCGCTCGCACGTTTACATTTTCTTCATGCCCTGGGCACTGCTGAACGGCTTTGTGCTGGAACGCGCGTTTCACGCCGTGCGCGCCCGCTGGGGGACGCAACGCGCCGCAGGCTTGGGCGTGGCGCTGGCAACGCTGGCGGTGGCGGTCTTTGGCGCGTATGCCTATTTCTACTTCATCTACAACCAAGTTGAAATTTTGCGCACATGGCACGAAAACCGCCCCCCCGGCTTCTGGGTTGTGTACGATGAGCCGGACGATAAGGCGCTGTTTGGTTTTCCCCTGCGCAATGGCTGGAAAGTTGTCGGGACGCTCTATGCGCAAGGGGTGTTGAACGATATTTACGAAACCAACGAGAAGGAAGCCTGGGTGCCCGACTGGTACACACGCGGGCAAGAGCGTTGTTTGCGCGACCACACGGTTTTCTTCTTCATTGATAACCTCGAACCAGAGGGAGATGAAGAGCGGCGGCTGTTGCACGAAAAATTGCAAACCGAATATCAGTTGTTCGGGACGGTCATCATCAACGATCAGCCGCGCATGGAAATTTATCGCAAGAGCGAGACGCCCATCGAGCCGCAAACGTTCTATGTGGAAGACGTGGAAGCCTTTTTCGATAACACGCTCTCCGCGCCCGATTTTCCGCTGGACGATCCCACCATCTTGCCCGTCATTGACCACCCGCTCAACCTGCGGCTGGGCGACAGCATTTGGCTGAAAGGGTTTAGCATTGACCGCACAACCGCCAAACCGGGCGACATTCTCAACCTGACGCTCTACTGGGTCACGACCGAAAACCTATTTGAGCACTTCACGGTCTTCAATCAGGTGATTGACTTTGAAGGCGGCAAGATGATTGGGCAGCGCGACGGCGAGCCCGGATGCGACAAATTCCCCACCAGCAAATGGAAGCCCAATGAGATGGTGGTTGACCGCTATCGCATTCCGATTTTCCCCGATGCGCAACCGGGCACCTATCCGCTCATCACGGGCATGTACCAGCGCGAGCAAGGCTATCGCCTGGACTTCTTCACCGAAGATGGGCAGCCATTGGGGAATTACTACCAACTGACCACGATTACGGTTGAAGCGCCATGA
- a CDS encoding glycosyltransferase family 39 protein yields MNLQRRTLWMTLALCVLILLPRLPRLGQFVTPDERKWLARSANFYYAITHADFAQTFQREHPGVTVMWAGTLGFLTRYPAYAHDAPGYFGWKYEEIEPFLREQGYQPLDMLVAGRLFVVLFITAALVGAFFFLRRVLGDAPAALAVALVALSPFHVGLSRVLHLDALLASFVLAALAALLAYVLDGHRRRDLVWAGVFAGLAWLTKSPGLFLIPVAGLVVLWDAWRETDSPPAALRRALGRGVVWGLVGLAVVVALWPALWVAPFESVARVLGTATTYAEEGHLNPTYFMGRVYEGDPGWLFYPVNYLWRETPVVLLGLLLASLFAVRRQGVFARAERRAAAAWLLLAALAFALLMTLGAKKFDRYLLPVFPLMAALAALGWWSLLEPVFTRHPQRAAALVGALVLAQSVGTVATYPYYLSYYNPLLGGARRAPDVMLIGWGEGLDAAARYLNAKPNAEQMRVTAWYMDGPFSYYFVGEPMPLRFNANVTNILQWLSTDYVVTYANQWQRRLPSEEMLTYFEQQTPEHVVVIDGLEYARIYDVRDAPPPDYLAVGRPRFTDWGGKIRLIAYKTPTQVQPGETFIATFYLQSIAPIERNLNVLVRIVGADGRELVRDEGWPWGSPTSQWVVRDVWPDGHELTIPADAPPGVYRIELTFYDPQTFEHLPAVDVKTGAPIGDTLVVDTLQVGTPPPPTHELTPAPQVGTLAALQGWDLTDAEGAPLEALPVGATVQVRLHWKVLASTETSFKGFVHLLGPDGSLLTQDDQVPLEGFLPTTLWQPGQVIVDTYTLTIPDTAPTGTYTLLAGMYDEATLQRLPVQQNGTTVGDAIQLGTVERVP; encoded by the coding sequence ATGAACCTGCAACGCCGCACCCTTTGGATGACTCTGGCGCTCTGCGTGCTCATCCTGTTGCCGCGCTTGCCGCGGCTTGGGCAGTTTGTGACGCCCGATGAGCGCAAGTGGCTGGCGCGTTCGGCGAATTTTTACTACGCCATCACGCACGCCGACTTTGCCCAAACCTTCCAACGCGAACATCCCGGCGTCACGGTGATGTGGGCGGGGACCTTGGGCTTTCTCACACGCTACCCTGCGTATGCGCACGACGCGCCGGGCTATTTTGGGTGGAAGTATGAGGAAATCGAGCCCTTCCTGCGCGAACAGGGCTATCAGCCGCTGGACATGCTGGTGGCGGGGCGCTTGTTCGTGGTGCTCTTTATCACGGCGGCGCTCGTGGGGGCGTTCTTCTTCCTGCGCCGCGTGCTGGGGGATGCACCGGCGGCGCTCGCTGTGGCGCTGGTGGCGCTTTCACCCTTCCACGTCGGCTTGTCGCGGGTGCTGCACCTGGATGCGCTGCTGGCCTCTTTTGTGCTGGCGGCGCTGGCGGCGTTGCTCGCCTACGTGCTGGATGGACACCGCCGCCGCGACCTCGTCTGGGCGGGCGTCTTTGCCGGTCTGGCGTGGTTGACCAAATCGCCCGGCTTGTTCCTCATCCCAGTTGCCGGGCTGGTGGTTTTGTGGGACGCCTGGCGTGAAACCGATTCGCCACCGGCTGCCTTGCGCCGTGCGCTGGGGCGCGGCGTGGTGTGGGGGCTGGTAGGGCTGGCGGTCGTCGTGGCGTTGTGGCCTGCGCTCTGGGTCGCGCCGTTCGAGAGTGTGGCGCGTGTGCTTGGCACAGCCACCACGTACGCCGAGGAAGGGCACCTCAATCCCACCTACTTCATGGGGCGCGTGTATGAAGGCGACCCCGGTTGGCTCTTCTATCCCGTCAACTACCTCTGGCGCGAGACGCCGGTGGTCTTGCTGGGGCTGCTGCTGGCAAGCCTGTTTGCGGTGCGTCGGCAAGGCGTGTTTGCACGGGCTGAGCGACGGGCGGCTGCGGCGTGGCTCCTTCTGGCGGCGCTGGCTTTCGCGCTGTTGATGACCCTGGGCGCCAAGAAATTCGACCGCTACTTGCTTCCCGTCTTCCCACTCATGGCGGCGCTGGCGGCATTGGGGTGGTGGTCTCTGCTTGAACCGGTTTTCACGCGCCATCCACAGCGCGCCGCAGCACTTGTGGGCGCTTTGGTGCTGGCGCAATCCGTGGGCACCGTCGCCACATATCCGTACTATCTCAGTTATTACAACCCGCTTTTGGGCGGGGCGCGCCGCGCGCCCGATGTGATGCTGATTGGCTGGGGAGAAGGGCTGGACGCCGCCGCACGCTACCTCAACGCCAAACCGAACGCTGAGCAGATGCGCGTCACGGCGTGGTACATGGACGGACCTTTTTCGTATTACTTCGTCGGTGAACCGATGCCGCTCCGTTTCAACGCCAACGTGACCAATATCCTGCAATGGCTCAGTACCGACTACGTGGTCACCTACGCCAACCAGTGGCAGCGCCGTCTGCCCTCGGAAGAGATGTTGACCTATTTTGAGCAACAGACGCCGGAGCATGTCGTCGTCATTGACGGGCTGGAATATGCGCGTATCTACGATGTGCGCGATGCGCCCCCGCCGGATTATCTCGCTGTGGGGCGTCCACGTTTCACGGATTGGGGCGGCAAAATCCGCCTGATTGCCTACAAAACGCCCACGCAGGTACAACCCGGCGAGACCTTCATTGCCACGTTCTACTTGCAGAGCATTGCGCCGATTGAGCGCAACCTGAATGTGCTGGTGCGCATTGTGGGCGCGGACGGTCGCGAACTTGTGCGCGACGAAGGATGGCCCTGGGGGTCGCCTACGTCGCAGTGGGTTGTGCGCGATGTTTGGCCGGATGGGCACGAACTCACCATTCCCGCCGATGCACCGCCGGGGGTGTACCGTATCGAATTGACCTTCTACGACCCGCAAACATTCGAGCATTTGCCGGCGGTGGATGTCAAAACAGGCGCGCCCATTGGCGATACGCTGGTGGTGGATACGCTGCAAGTGGGCACACCGCCACCCCCTACCCACGAGTTGACGCCCGCCCCGCAAGTCGGGACGCTTGCCGCGTTGCAGGGGTGGGACCTTACCGACGCCGAGGGCGCACCGTTGGAAGCATTGCCGGTTGGCGCAACGGTGCAGGTGCGCTTGCATTGGAAGGTGCTTGCGTCCACGGAAACGTCGTTCAAGGGGTTTGTACATCTCCTTGGACCGGATGGTTCGCTCCTCACCCAAGACGACCAGGTCCCGCTGGAAGGGTTCTTGCCGACCACACTCTGGCAACCGGGGCAGGTGATTGTGGACACATACACACTCACCATCCCCGACACCGCCCCGACGGGAACGTACACCTTGCTAGCCGGGATGTACGATGAAGCCACCTTGCAACGTCTGCCGGTACAGCAAAACGGCACAACAGTGGGCGACGCCATTCAACTTGGAACAGTCGAGCGTGTACCATGA
- a CDS encoding ArnT family glycosyltransferase, giving the protein MSVKRWSAWVFAALAFGSLLFFVMWAWRFHAAYDWSWDETVIILTGREVARGVSLYDPMWWNYPPLLFWELGALFRLFGEDVTVARALAVAWSTLTLLATILLAERLRGWRTAALAAFLLLGTPIFIRDSRAVLADMPVAACGLWALWVLMRWPHRREAALVAGALLGAALMTKPTALPFGVGLVVLAWGTRNGRWQRLMTLALGALGVVGLVLVNVPLRAFLEQVLLFNAGAGGDANPAANLLKIWAIVTGEHLWRMLLIPVASVGVGVAALGASKQRHAVLALTATLAAFVLMFAPYPDLFSHLVLVLVPSAIVLFALGLTYLFERLPLRQAWQAPVWVGLLIGVALLDGTPFFWQAYQVGDLDDKRRDAMEYAARWRAELPPGTTIVSDDPMFVFLSGHSPPPSLVNLSKRRWLRNGEIDTQPLIALLAQERPDYVVFWTDRLRDMPGVLEWVQSAGYELQATHAHGKRRIYTRAEGYVPLSLSLSDTITLRGYAIQGDETLWVRLLVETAKPWQAGTGMVVRLEADGVRHAETEILITPPGDVLPGDAFPVFVALEHVGDVDLAKAWLRVQLVSSEGRALQSFTVPLAFADEAS; this is encoded by the coding sequence ATGAGCGTGAAACGTTGGTCAGCGTGGGTGTTTGCCGCGCTTGCATTCGGGAGTTTGCTGTTCTTTGTGATGTGGGCGTGGCGTTTCCATGCCGCCTACGATTGGTCATGGGATGAGACGGTCATTATTCTCACTGGGCGGGAAGTCGCGCGTGGCGTTTCACTCTACGACCCGATGTGGTGGAACTACCCCCCTTTGTTGTTTTGGGAACTCGGTGCGCTGTTCCGCCTGTTTGGAGAAGACGTAACGGTCGCGCGGGCGTTGGCTGTCGCGTGGAGTACGCTCACGCTGCTGGCGACCATCTTGCTGGCGGAACGTCTCCGCGGATGGCGTACAGCGGCATTGGCGGCGTTCTTGCTGTTGGGAACACCGATTTTCATTCGGGATAGCCGCGCCGTCCTGGCTGATATGCCTGTCGCTGCGTGCGGCTTATGGGCGCTGTGGGTCTTGATGCGTTGGCCGCACCGTCGCGAAGCCGCGCTGGTAGCCGGCGCGTTGTTGGGCGCCGCGCTCATGACCAAACCAACCGCGCTCCCCTTCGGCGTGGGGCTGGTTGTGCTGGCGTGGGGAACGCGCAATGGCCGCTGGCAACGCTTGATGACGCTGGCATTGGGCGCATTGGGTGTTGTGGGGCTTGTGCTGGTGAATGTGCCCTTGCGGGCTTTTCTTGAACAAGTGTTGCTTTTCAATGCCGGCGCAGGGGGGGATGCCAATCCCGCGGCGAATCTGCTCAAAATCTGGGCAATCGTGACAGGCGAGCACCTGTGGCGCATGCTTCTGATTCCGGTTGCATCCGTTGGCGTGGGGGTTGCCGCGTTGGGCGCGTCAAAACAGCGTCATGCTGTGCTGGCGCTCACCGCAACGCTGGCGGCGTTTGTGCTGATGTTCGCCCCCTACCCCGACCTGTTTTCACATCTGGTACTGGTGCTGGTGCCGTCGGCAATAGTGCTCTTTGCGCTGGGGCTCACATATCTGTTTGAGCGGCTTCCTCTTCGGCAGGCGTGGCAGGCGCCTGTGTGGGTGGGTCTGCTGATTGGCGTGGCGCTATTGGATGGCACACCTTTCTTTTGGCAGGCGTATCAGGTTGGGGATTTGGATGATAAGCGTCGCGATGCGATGGAGTATGCCGCGCGTTGGCGCGCAGAGTTGCCGCCGGGGACAACCATTGTCAGCGATGACCCCATGTTCGTCTTTTTGAGCGGACACTCTCCACCGCCCTCGCTGGTCAACTTGTCCAAGCGGCGCTGGCTGCGCAACGGCGAAATAGACACCCAACCACTGATAGCGCTCCTCGCGCAGGAACGCCCCGATTACGTTGTCTTCTGGACAGACCGCTTGCGAGATATGCCGGGTGTTTTGGAATGGGTGCAGTCGGCGGGCTATGAACTGCAAGCGACGCATGCGCACGGCAAACGGCGCATTTACACGCGCGCTGAAGGCTATGTACCGCTCTCCCTTTCACTCAGCGACACGATAACCTTGCGCGGCTATGCGATTCAAGGGGATGAAACGCTGTGGGTGCGTTTGCTGGTTGAGACGGCGAAACCGTGGCAGGCTGGAACAGGGATGGTGGTACGCCTGGAAGCGGATGGTGTGAGGCATGCAGAAACCGAGATTCTCATCACCCCGCCGGGCGATGTCTTGCCGGGGGATGCTTTTCCGGTTTTTGTCGCCTTGGAGCATGTGGGCGATGTAGACCTTGCAAAGGCCTGGTTGCGTGTTCAACTCGTCTCGTCAGAGGGGCGCGCCTTGCAATCGTTCACCGTGCCCTTGGCGTTTGCCGATGAGGCTTCATAA
- the hemG gene encoding protoporphyrinogen oxidase, which translates to MNEPMYDVVIIGGGMTGLAAAWRLEQARRAGLPVRYLLVEAAPRLGGKITTRTQDGFLIEHGPDSFLTTKPHLLTLVRALGLEDELIAPRTTRYYLVRHGRLVPAPEGIFLGVPTRFMPFLRSPVLSWPGKMRMGLDLFIPPRRDEADESVGDFVRRRLGREALERLAGPLMAGIHSADPDRLSLEATFPQLRAMERTHGSLIRAMWRARRQRGSGRSAGRGHRSPFLTLRSGLGRLVDALQDVLDPQALNIGVAVSAVASHQAGYTLALSTGATITAKQVLFTTPPPATARLLQSIAPDASQHLHRIRMASSASVVLGFRREDVPHTLLDASGALVPRIEQQTVTGYTFASSKFEGRAPDGYVLLRAFVGGDGREAALSLDDTALVQQVLDDTRRLLGIQAQPVLTDVQRWEKARPQYDVGHLDRVATIERTLPAGIAVVGSGMRGAGLPDCTRQGIEAAEKALAALGFGRPAETPTA; encoded by the coding sequence ATGAACGAACCAATGTATGACGTTGTCATCATCGGCGGCGGCATGACGGGGCTTGCCGCCGCCTGGCGATTGGAACAAGCGCGCCGGGCGGGTCTGCCTGTGCGCTACCTGCTGGTAGAAGCCGCGCCGCGTCTGGGGGGCAAAATCACGACGCGCACTCAGGATGGCTTTCTTATCGAACATGGACCTGATTCGTTTCTGACCACCAAGCCTCACCTGCTCACTCTTGTGCGCGCCTTGGGCTTGGAAGATGAACTCATCGCGCCCCGCACCACGCGCTACTACCTGGTGCGCCATGGGCGGCTGGTGCCGGCACCCGAAGGCATTTTCCTCGGCGTGCCAACGCGCTTCATGCCCTTTTTGCGCTCGCCGGTCCTGTCATGGCCCGGCAAAATGCGCATGGGGCTCGACCTCTTCATTCCGCCCCGCCGCGATGAGGCGGATGAAAGCGTAGGCGATTTTGTGCGCCGCCGCCTGGGGCGTGAAGCGCTGGAACGGCTCGCCGGCCCGCTCATGGCGGGCATTCATTCCGCCGACCCCGACCGGCTGAGTTTGGAAGCCACCTTCCCGCAATTGCGGGCGATGGAACGCACGCATGGCAGTCTCATCCGGGCAATGTGGCGTGCCCGCCGACAACGTGGAAGCGGGCGGAGCGCTGGGCGTGGTCATCGCTCACCGTTTTTGACGCTGCGCTCAGGTTTGGGGCGGCTGGTGGACGCCCTGCAAGACGTTTTAGACCCGCAGGCGCTCAACATCGGTGTTGCCGTGAGTGCGGTTGCGTCTCATCAGGCTGGCTACACACTCGCACTCAGCACAGGCGCAACCATCACCGCAAAACAGGTTCTGTTCACCACACCACCGCCTGCGACCGCGCGTCTCTTGCAATCCATTGCGCCGGACGCCAGCCAACACCTGCACCGCATCCGCATGGCGTCAAGCGCAAGTGTGGTGTTGGGCTTCCGCCGGGAAGATGTGCCCCACACGCTGCTTGACGCGAGCGGCGCGCTTGTGCCGCGCATCGAACAGCAGACCGTCACGGGCTACACGTTTGCTTCCAGCAAGTTTGAAGGGCGCGCGCCGGATGGCTACGTCCTTCTCCGCGCCTTCGTCGGCGGCGACGGTCGCGAAGCCGCACTCTCGCTCGACGATACCGCACTCGTGCAACAGGTGCTCGACGATACCCGCCGCCTGCTCGGCATTCAAGCCCAACCGGTGCTGACCGACGTCCAGCGGTGGGAGAAAGCCCGCCCGCAATACGACGTTGGACATCTGGATCGTGTCGCCACCATTGAACGCACCTTGCCGGCGGGGATTGCCGTCGTCGGCAGTGGTATGCGCGGCGCGGGCTTGCCAGACTGCACACGCCAGGGCATCGAAGCCGCCGAAAAAGCGCTCGCTGCCCTGGGGTTTGGTAGACCAGCAGAAACGCCGACCGCCTGA
- a CDS encoding uroporphyrinogen-III synthase, whose protein sequence is MLTGKRIVVTRSRKQASALSERLRALGAIPIEFPTIAIVPPADNYAALDAELQRLETYDWLVFTSVNAVEHVWQRLGVLGIPAEAVAARHIAAIGPATAATLEARGVPVNVVPEQYVAEALLEAIPNPAGLRFLLPRADIARAALREGLQAAGAEVVEVTAYRTIPATPAPDVLAELKRGVDVITFTSSSTARNFVAALGREDARTIAGTALVAAIGPITAQTAREEGLRVDVVAEEHTIEGLVQAILAAFTSS, encoded by the coding sequence ATGCTCACAGGAAAACGCATCGTTGTCACACGCTCACGCAAACAAGCAAGCGCCCTGAGCGAACGTTTGCGCGCACTCGGCGCAATCCCGATTGAATTTCCGACCATCGCCATTGTCCCACCGGCCGACAACTACGCCGCCCTGGACGCCGAATTGCAACGCCTGGAAACGTACGATTGGCTCGTCTTCACCAGCGTGAACGCCGTCGAACACGTCTGGCAGCGCCTTGGCGTGCTCGGTATCCCCGCCGAAGCCGTCGCCGCGCGCCACATCGCCGCCATTGGTCCCGCGACCGCCGCCACCCTGGAAGCGCGCGGCGTCCCGGTGAACGTTGTGCCCGAACAGTACGTCGCCGAGGCATTGCTGGAAGCCATCCCCAACCCGGCGGGGTTGCGCTTCCTGCTTCCACGCGCCGACATCGCACGCGCCGCGCTCCGCGAAGGGTTGCAAGCCGCGGGCGCTGAGGTCGTCGAGGTGACCGCCTACCGCACCATCCCCGCCACTCCCGCGCCCGACGTGTTAGCCGAATTGAAGCGCGGCGTGGACGTGATTACCTTCACCAGTAGCAGCACCGCCCGCAACTTTGTCGCCGCATTGGGGCGCGAAGACGCGCGCACCATCGCCGGCACCGCGCTGGTAGCCGCCATTGGGCCTATCACCGCCCAAACCGCCCGCGAAGAGGGGCTCCGCGTTGACGTCGTAGCGGAAGAGCACACCATCGAGGGACTGGTGCAAGCCATCCTTGCTGCGTTCACATCGTCTTGA
- a CDS encoding FAD-dependent oxidoreductase, protein MSSIRVYGALWCPDCRRSKAFLNEHQIAYEWIDIEEDADARRYVETLNDGKRIIPTIVFPDGSYLVEPSNAELAQKLGLKTQASRQFYDLIVIGGGPAGLTAALYTAREGIRTLVIEKGSLGGQAATTQEIENMPGFPDGISGQAFAERLARQVDRFGVEVLRAQEVRTILQESERHRSVKTSDGSLYGAHLILIATGARYRRLDVPGERDFIGAGIHFCATCDGPFYRGKPVVVVGGGNSAAEESVFLTQFASEVTLLVRGEALTASKVAADKVLGHPKIRTYFHHEVRAFHGKSGKLEAVDVEDTQTGERKTLTPAAVFVFIGQQPNSEFVRETLVLDARGFILTGHDLEHAVAHLPHRPEPLETSMPGVFAAGDVRAGSIKQIAAAVGEGAAAALFVRNALKTM, encoded by the coding sequence ATGTCAAGCATTCGTGTGTATGGGGCGTTGTGGTGTCCGGATTGCCGTCGGAGCAAGGCGTTTTTGAACGAGCACCAAATTGCGTATGAGTGGATTGATATTGAAGAAGATGCAGACGCACGGCGGTACGTGGAGACCTTGAACGATGGCAAGCGCATTATCCCGACCATTGTTTTCCCGGACGGGAGTTATCTCGTTGAGCCGTCGAACGCTGAGTTGGCGCAAAAATTGGGGTTGAAAACGCAAGCGAGTCGGCAGTTTTATGACCTTATTGTCATTGGCGGGGGACCTGCAGGGTTGACGGCGGCGCTGTACACCGCCCGCGAGGGAATCCGCACGCTGGTGATTGAAAAAGGCAGTTTGGGAGGCCAGGCGGCGACCACGCAAGAGATTGAAAACATGCCGGGCTTTCCAGATGGCATTAGCGGGCAGGCTTTTGCGGAACGGTTAGCGCGCCAGGTGGACCGGTTTGGGGTTGAAGTGCTGCGGGCGCAGGAGGTTCGCACGATTTTGCAGGAGAGCGAGCGGCATCGTTCTGTGAAGACGAGCGACGGCAGTTTGTATGGCGCGCATCTGATTTTGATTGCAACGGGCGCGCGGTATCGCCGTCTGGATGTGCCCGGAGAACGTGATTTTATTGGCGCGGGTATTCACTTTTGCGCGACGTGTGATGGTCCGTTCTACCGAGGAAAACCGGTTGTCGTCGTTGGTGGGGGGAACAGTGCCGCAGAGGAAAGTGTCTTTCTCACCCAATTCGCTTCGGAGGTGACACTGCTGGTGCGTGGCGAGGCGCTCACAGCGAGCAAAGTGGCCGCCGACAAGGTGTTGGGGCACCCCAAGATTCGGACATATTTTCATCACGAGGTGCGGGCGTTTCATGGCAAAAGTGGGAAACTGGAAGCCGTTGATGTTGAAGATACGCAAACGGGTGAAAGAAAAACCCTGACGCCTGCGGCGGTCTTCGTTTTTATTGGGCAGCAACCCAACAGTGAGTTTGTGCGTGAGACGCTCGTGCTGGACGCCCGCGGCTTTATTCTCACCGGGCACGACCTGGAGCACGCCGTGGCGCATCTGCCGCATCGCCCGGAACCGCTCGAAACGAGTATGCCGGGCGTGTTTGCCGCGGGTGATGTGCGGGCGGGGAGCATCAAACAAATTGCGGCCGCCGTCGGTGAAGGGGCGGCCGCGGCGCTCTTCGTGCGTAATGCGCTCAAGACGATGTGA